A genomic window from Eriocheir sinensis breed Jianghai 21 chromosome 9, ASM2467909v1, whole genome shotgun sequence includes:
- the LOC126995962 gene encoding host cell factor 2-like isoform X2 — MAAPILKWKRVTNTTGLQPRPRHGHRAVAIKDLMVVFGGGNEGIVDELHVYNTATNQWFVPPVKGDVPPGCAAYGFVVDGTRILVFGGMVEYGKYSNELYELQASRWEWKRVKPRLPRNGPPPCPRLGHSFTLIGNKVYLFGGLANDSEDPKNNIPKYLNDLYTLELRSNSNVMSWDIPDTYGSPPPPRESHTGVAYTSKDKPKLVIYGGMSGTRLGDLWILDISTMNWERPTVSGVHPLPRSLHSATLLGHRMFVFGGWVPLLMEEVKGPINEKSEWKCTNTLACLNLETMAWEDALMDKFEEQMPRARAGHCSVGIHTRLFVWSGRDGYRKAWNNQVCCKDLWYLETSVPGSPGRVQLVRASTSTLEVCWGATPTADAYLLQIQKYDIPTPASTASTPTTPTSTPATPGIPVSKPITLTQTVLRPATPGAPTPLTPTSPQTIRAGSNIVRVRAPGAGQIKVIGAGGQTTQILRPATATTTTQSGMTGIAALAAAAAATQKITTSTGAAATPTTVKVVQPNALVTPPGLKVATTIAGQTVRLVAPPGQGTAVTPGGKQFILQKSGVPGSQPQIVTLVKTSKGLTPMSKVNLVQSKAGVAGQGATIVKLVTTQAGGTGKPVMTTTTSQAGQILSLPAGTQAAGKAVGQGQNIVIAKQQLGTTTVGGKQTIVITKPGGGGPSGVRPQTSQIIVVTTASAMRGLQPAATTPITTPAGSQSAQVSAGGGVKMIVVSSGGVGGTTTTQAITKPMTITVAGQAGQAGANTKTVTIAAKTGTPSTTALLNTGSGQIIAVPTQGLLQTGQQALTIGGKPVTVQVTTTGGQKTVTLVTSQASSHATTSTTSSATSSQPSTSLASAGDGPVTSDAALAALAAEAGLIIPSEGDQSEQAAGAAAAQENTENSALQNNSEGQLGEGAKQVPKTEPGESGEGKRQEGNNANADGSENTIKQEPVDPDGVTDPTNPATSSSGSGEAGDTTDPLATLASAAINSSLSTTTPTIKTEEPTPTFTNGLNQDTNGAKKPECDWFDVGIIRGTVCTVQAYYLPTEAEAIKNETYTDAEGEVTERKASGIEVKLQPGTAYKFRVAGINACGRGPWSEVSAFKTCLPGFPGAPSAIKISKSTEGAHLSWEPPQNAAGDIVEYSVYLAIKNAGNQQQETGSGGAHLAFMRVYCGASNQCTVLNTQLAAAHIDTTNKPAIIFRIAARNDKGYGPATQVRWLQDSVVGSAAGGQKVVMRRPAGDNRSPVAVKKFKADGEPML; from the exons ATGGCTGCGCCCATTCTTAAGTGGAAGCGGGTCACTAATACCACGGGTCTACAGCCCAGGCCGCGCCATGGACATCGTGCGGTGGCCATTAAGGACCTGATGGTAGTGTTTGGCGGCGGGAATGAAGGAATAGTGGACGAGCTGCACGTCTACAACACAG ccaCCAACCAGTGGTTTGTACCCCCCGTGAAGGGAGATGTGCCTCCAGGATGTGCTGCGTACGGGTTTGTGGTGGATGGAACCCGCATCCTGGTGTTTGGTGGCATGGTGGAATATGGCAAATACAG CAATGAACTGTATGAACTCCAGGCATCCAGATGGGAGTGGAAGCGCGTCAAGCCTCGGCTACCCCGCAATGGCCCCCCACCGTGTCCCCGCCTTGGCCATTCCTTCACACTCATTGGGAACAAAGTGTATCTCTTTGGGGGACTTGCTAATGACAGCGAGGATCCCAAAAACAACATCCCAAA GTACCTTAATGATCTGTACACACTGGAGCTGAGGTCCAACTCTAACGTAATGTCCTGGGACATCCCTGATACTTATggctcaccaccaccgccgaggGAATCACATACAGGCGTGGCATACACCAGTAAAGACAAGCCCAAGCTGGTGATCTATGGGGGCATGAGTGGCACTCGACTAGGGGACCTCTGGATACTTGACATAA GCACCATGAATTGGGAGCGACCAACAGTGAGCGGAGTGCACCCTCTCCCCCGCTCCCTGCACTCGGCCACGCTGCTCGGGCATCGCATGTTCGTGTTTGGTGGCTGGGTGCCTCTGctgatggaggaggtgaagggaccCATCAATGAGAAGTCAGAGTGGAAGTGTACCAATACCCTGGCTTGTTTAAATCTAG AGACAATGGCTTGGGAGGATGCACTGATGGACAAGTTTGAGGAGCAGATGCCACGGGCAAGGGCTGGCCACTGTTCGGTTGGCATCCACACCCGCCTCTTTGTGTGGTCAGGCAGAGACGGGTACAGGAAAGCCTGGAACAATCAG GTGTGCTGCAAGGACCTCTGGTACCTGGAGACCAGCGTGCCAGGTTCCCCAGGACGggtgcagctggtgagggcttcCACCTCGACCCTGGAAGTGTGCTGGGGTGCCACGCCCACTGCTGATGCCTACCTTCTGCAG ATACAAAAATATGATATTCCAACTCCAGCCTCCACTGCATCAactcccaccacccccaccagcaCCCCTGCCACCCCTGGCATCCCTGTCAGCAAGCCCATTACTCTCACCCAGACCGTGCTGCGGCCAGCCACCCCTGGGGCCCCCACCCCCCTTACACCTACCTCACCTCAGACAATCAGAG CTGGCAGCAACATAGTGCGTGTTCGGGCACCAGGGGCTGGCCAGATTAAGGTGATCGGTGCAGGAGGCCAGACCACACAAATCCTGCGGCcagctaccgccaccaccaccactcagagTGGTATGACTGGAATTGCTGccctggctgctgctgctgctgccacccaGAAGATCACCACCAGCACAGGGGCAGCTGCCACACCTACCACAGTGAAGGTGGTGCAGCCTAATGCCTTGGTCACACCCCCAGGACTCAAGGTTGCCACTACCATTGCCGGCCAGACTGTCAGACTAGTGGCACCTCCTGGCCAG GGAACAGCAGTAACACCTGGAGGCAAACAGTTCATCCTGCAGAAAAGTGGAGTGCCTGGCTCACAGCCTCAGATTGTTACCCTCGTCAAGACCAGCAAGGGCCTCACACCT ATGTCTAAAGTGAATTTGGTGCAAAGCAAAGCTGGTGTTGCTGGACAGGGAGCAACCATTGTCAAGCTGGTCACCACACAGGCTGGCGGGACTGGCAAGCCtgtcatgaccaccaccacctcacaggCTGGACAGATTCTTAGCCTCCCTGCAGGAACACAGGCTGCAGGCAAGGCCGTGGGTCAGGGCCAGAACATTGTTATCGCCAAGCAACAG CTGGGCACCACCACTGTAGGAGGAAAGCAGACAATAGTGATCACTAAACCTGGTGGGGGAGGACCCAGTGGAGTGAGGCCCCAGACCTCTCAAATAATTGTGGTCACAACAGCCTCAGCCATGAGGGGCTTACAGccagccgccaccacccccatcaccacgccAGCAGGATCACAGTCAGCACAG GTGTCTGCTGGTGGGGGTGTTAAGATGATTGTGGTGTCATCTGGGGGTGTtggaggcaccaccaccacccaggccaTCACCAAGCCCATGACGATCACTGTGGCAGGCCAGGCCGGCCAGGCTGGTGCCAACACCAAGACGGTCACCATAGCTGCCAAAACTGGCACACCAAGCACCACAGCACTCCTCAACACGGGCTCAGGACAGATTATTGCAGTGCCAACACAAGGGCTTCTGCAGACTGGCCAACAA GCACTAACCATTGGGGGAAAACCTGTAACAGTACAAGTGACAACGACTGGGGGCCAGAAGACTGTGACATTGGTGACTTCCCAGGCCAGCAGCcatgccaccaccagcaccaccagttcAGCCACGTCCAGCCAGCCCTCCACCTCCCTGGCCAGTGCTGGGGATGGGCCAGTCACCTCTGATGCTGCCCTTGCTGCTCTTGCTGCTGAGGCGGGTCTTATCATCCCCTCAGAAGGTGATCAGAGTGAACAGGCGGCAGGAGCTGCAGCTGCacaagaaaacacagaaaacagTGCATTACAGAATAATAGTGAGGGTCAGCTTGGGGAGGGGGCAAAACAGGTACCCAAGACTGAACCTGgggagagtggggaagggaagcGGCAAGAGGGGAACAATGCCAATGCGGATGGCAGTGAAAACACAATAAAGCAGGAACCTGTGGATCCTGATGGAGTGACAGACCCAACCAACCCAGCAACAAGCAGCAGTGGCAGTGGGGAGGCTGGGGACACAACAGACCCCCTGGCCACCCTTGCCTCTGCTGCCATCAACTCCTCCCTCAGCACAACTACACCCACCATCAAGACAGAGGAGCCCACCCCAACCTTCACCAATGGCCTCAACCAGGACACA aATGGCGCCAAAAAGCCAGAGTGTGACTGGTTTGATGTAGGCATCATCCGAGGCACAGTCTGCACAGTACAAGCCTACTACCTCCCCACCGAGGCCGAGGCCATCAAGAATGAGACCTACACGGACGCGGAGGGAGAGGTTACTGAGAGGAAAGCAAGCGGCATTGAAGTGAAGCTGCAGCCTGGCACTGCCTACAAGTTCAGGGTGGCGGGGATCAATGCCTGCGGACGGGGACCCTGGAGTGAGGTCTCTGCCTTCAAGACCTGCTTGCCTGGCTTCCCTGGAGCACCTTCAGCCATCAAAATCTCCAAGTCAACTGAGGGGGCTCACCTCTCCTGGGAGCCACCTCAGAATGCTGCCGGGGACATCGTAGAGTACTCAGTCTACTTGGCCATAAAGAATGCTGGGAATCAGCAGCAG GAGACTGGAAGTGGAGGTGCACATCTTGCATTTATGCGAGTGTACTGTGGTGCCAGCAACCAGTGCACGGTGCTCAACACACAGCTGGCAGCAGCACACATTGACACCACTAACAAACCTGCCATCATTTTCCGGATAGCTGCCAGAAACGATAAGGGTTATGGCCCTGCCACACAAGTTAGGTGGCTACAAG ACTCCGTGGTGGGCAGTGCAGCCGGGGGTCAGAAGGTGGTGATGCGACGGCCGGCAGGAGACAACAGGTCACCCGTCGCAGTGAAGAAGTTTAAGGCAGATGGAGAGCCAATGCTATAG
- the LOC126995962 gene encoding host cell factor 2-like isoform X3 — MAAPILKWKRVTNTTGLQPRPRHGHRAVAIKDLMVVFGGGNEGIVDELHVYNTATNQWFVPPVKGDVPPGCAAYGFVVDGTRILVFGGMVEYGKYSNELYELQASRWEWKRVKPRLPRNGPPPCPRLGHSFTLIGNKVYLFGGLANDSEDPKNNIPKYLNDLYTLELRSNSNVMSWDIPDTYGSPPPPRESHTGVAYTSKDKPKLVIYGGMSGTRLGDLWILDISTMNWERPTVSGVHPLPRSLHSATLLGHRMFVFGGWVPLLMEEVKGPINEKSEWKCTNTLACLNLETMAWEDALMDKFEEQMPRARAGHCSVGIHTRLFVWSGRDGYRKAWNNQVCCKDLWYLETSVPGSPGRVQLVRASTSTLEVCWGATPTADAYLLQIQKYDIPTPASTASTPTTPTSTPATPGIPVSKPITLTQTVLRPATPGAPTPLTPTSPQTIRAGSNIVRVRAPGAGQIKVIGAGGQTTQILRPATATTTTQSGMTGIAALAAAAAATQKITTSTGAAATPTTVKVVQPNALVTPPGLKVATTIAGQTVRLVAPPGQFLNNQGTAVTPGGKQFILQKSGVPGSQPQIVTLVKTSKGLTPMSKVNLVQSKAGVAGQGATIVKLVTTQAGGTGKPVMTTTTSQAGQILSLPAGTQAAGKAVGQGQNIVIAKQQLGTTTVGGKQTIVITKPGGGGPSGVRPQTSQIIVVTTASAMRGLQPAATTPITTPAGSQSAQALTIGGKPVTVQVTTTGGQKTVTLVTSQASSHATTSTTSSATSSQPSTSLASAGDGPVTSDAALAALAAEAGLIIPSEGDQSEQAAGAAAAQENTENSALQNNSEGQLGEGAKQVPKTEPGESGEGKRQEGNNANADGSENTIKQEPVDPDGVTDPTNPATSSSGSGEAGDTTDPLATLASAAINSSLSTTTPTIKTEEPTPTFTNGLNQDTNGAKKPECDWFDVGIIRGTVCTVQAYYLPTEAEAIKNETYTDAEGEVTERKASGIEVKLQPGTAYKFRVAGINACGRGPWSEVSAFKTCLPGFPGAPSAIKISKSTEGAHLSWEPPQNAAGDIVEYSVYLAIKNAGNQQQETGSGGAHLAFMRVYCGASNQCTVLNTQLAAAHIDTTNKPAIIFRIAARNDKGYGPATQVRWLQDSVVGSAAGGQKVVMRRPAGDNRSPVAVKKFKADGEPML, encoded by the exons ATGGCTGCGCCCATTCTTAAGTGGAAGCGGGTCACTAATACCACGGGTCTACAGCCCAGGCCGCGCCATGGACATCGTGCGGTGGCCATTAAGGACCTGATGGTAGTGTTTGGCGGCGGGAATGAAGGAATAGTGGACGAGCTGCACGTCTACAACACAG ccaCCAACCAGTGGTTTGTACCCCCCGTGAAGGGAGATGTGCCTCCAGGATGTGCTGCGTACGGGTTTGTGGTGGATGGAACCCGCATCCTGGTGTTTGGTGGCATGGTGGAATATGGCAAATACAG CAATGAACTGTATGAACTCCAGGCATCCAGATGGGAGTGGAAGCGCGTCAAGCCTCGGCTACCCCGCAATGGCCCCCCACCGTGTCCCCGCCTTGGCCATTCCTTCACACTCATTGGGAACAAAGTGTATCTCTTTGGGGGACTTGCTAATGACAGCGAGGATCCCAAAAACAACATCCCAAA GTACCTTAATGATCTGTACACACTGGAGCTGAGGTCCAACTCTAACGTAATGTCCTGGGACATCCCTGATACTTATggctcaccaccaccgccgaggGAATCACATACAGGCGTGGCATACACCAGTAAAGACAAGCCCAAGCTGGTGATCTATGGGGGCATGAGTGGCACTCGACTAGGGGACCTCTGGATACTTGACATAA GCACCATGAATTGGGAGCGACCAACAGTGAGCGGAGTGCACCCTCTCCCCCGCTCCCTGCACTCGGCCACGCTGCTCGGGCATCGCATGTTCGTGTTTGGTGGCTGGGTGCCTCTGctgatggaggaggtgaagggaccCATCAATGAGAAGTCAGAGTGGAAGTGTACCAATACCCTGGCTTGTTTAAATCTAG AGACAATGGCTTGGGAGGATGCACTGATGGACAAGTTTGAGGAGCAGATGCCACGGGCAAGGGCTGGCCACTGTTCGGTTGGCATCCACACCCGCCTCTTTGTGTGGTCAGGCAGAGACGGGTACAGGAAAGCCTGGAACAATCAG GTGTGCTGCAAGGACCTCTGGTACCTGGAGACCAGCGTGCCAGGTTCCCCAGGACGggtgcagctggtgagggcttcCACCTCGACCCTGGAAGTGTGCTGGGGTGCCACGCCCACTGCTGATGCCTACCTTCTGCAG ATACAAAAATATGATATTCCAACTCCAGCCTCCACTGCATCAactcccaccacccccaccagcaCCCCTGCCACCCCTGGCATCCCTGTCAGCAAGCCCATTACTCTCACCCAGACCGTGCTGCGGCCAGCCACCCCTGGGGCCCCCACCCCCCTTACACCTACCTCACCTCAGACAATCAGAG CTGGCAGCAACATAGTGCGTGTTCGGGCACCAGGGGCTGGCCAGATTAAGGTGATCGGTGCAGGAGGCCAGACCACACAAATCCTGCGGCcagctaccgccaccaccaccactcagagTGGTATGACTGGAATTGCTGccctggctgctgctgctgctgccacccaGAAGATCACCACCAGCACAGGGGCAGCTGCCACACCTACCACAGTGAAGGTGGTGCAGCCTAATGCCTTGGTCACACCCCCAGGACTCAAGGTTGCCACTACCATTGCCGGCCAGACTGTCAGACTAGTGGCACCTCCTGGCCAG TTTCTGAATAACCAGGGAACAGCAGTAACACCTGGAGGCAAACAGTTCATCCTGCAGAAAAGTGGAGTGCCTGGCTCACAGCCTCAGATTGTTACCCTCGTCAAGACCAGCAAGGGCCTCACACCT ATGTCTAAAGTGAATTTGGTGCAAAGCAAAGCTGGTGTTGCTGGACAGGGAGCAACCATTGTCAAGCTGGTCACCACACAGGCTGGCGGGACTGGCAAGCCtgtcatgaccaccaccacctcacaggCTGGACAGATTCTTAGCCTCCCTGCAGGAACACAGGCTGCAGGCAAGGCCGTGGGTCAGGGCCAGAACATTGTTATCGCCAAGCAACAG CTGGGCACCACCACTGTAGGAGGAAAGCAGACAATAGTGATCACTAAACCTGGTGGGGGAGGACCCAGTGGAGTGAGGCCCCAGACCTCTCAAATAATTGTGGTCACAACAGCCTCAGCCATGAGGGGCTTACAGccagccgccaccacccccatcaccacgccAGCAGGATCACAGTCAGCACAG GCACTAACCATTGGGGGAAAACCTGTAACAGTACAAGTGACAACGACTGGGGGCCAGAAGACTGTGACATTGGTGACTTCCCAGGCCAGCAGCcatgccaccaccagcaccaccagttcAGCCACGTCCAGCCAGCCCTCCACCTCCCTGGCCAGTGCTGGGGATGGGCCAGTCACCTCTGATGCTGCCCTTGCTGCTCTTGCTGCTGAGGCGGGTCTTATCATCCCCTCAGAAGGTGATCAGAGTGAACAGGCGGCAGGAGCTGCAGCTGCacaagaaaacacagaaaacagTGCATTACAGAATAATAGTGAGGGTCAGCTTGGGGAGGGGGCAAAACAGGTACCCAAGACTGAACCTGgggagagtggggaagggaagcGGCAAGAGGGGAACAATGCCAATGCGGATGGCAGTGAAAACACAATAAAGCAGGAACCTGTGGATCCTGATGGAGTGACAGACCCAACCAACCCAGCAACAAGCAGCAGTGGCAGTGGGGAGGCTGGGGACACAACAGACCCCCTGGCCACCCTTGCCTCTGCTGCCATCAACTCCTCCCTCAGCACAACTACACCCACCATCAAGACAGAGGAGCCCACCCCAACCTTCACCAATGGCCTCAACCAGGACACA aATGGCGCCAAAAAGCCAGAGTGTGACTGGTTTGATGTAGGCATCATCCGAGGCACAGTCTGCACAGTACAAGCCTACTACCTCCCCACCGAGGCCGAGGCCATCAAGAATGAGACCTACACGGACGCGGAGGGAGAGGTTACTGAGAGGAAAGCAAGCGGCATTGAAGTGAAGCTGCAGCCTGGCACTGCCTACAAGTTCAGGGTGGCGGGGATCAATGCCTGCGGACGGGGACCCTGGAGTGAGGTCTCTGCCTTCAAGACCTGCTTGCCTGGCTTCCCTGGAGCACCTTCAGCCATCAAAATCTCCAAGTCAACTGAGGGGGCTCACCTCTCCTGGGAGCCACCTCAGAATGCTGCCGGGGACATCGTAGAGTACTCAGTCTACTTGGCCATAAAGAATGCTGGGAATCAGCAGCAG GAGACTGGAAGTGGAGGTGCACATCTTGCATTTATGCGAGTGTACTGTGGTGCCAGCAACCAGTGCACGGTGCTCAACACACAGCTGGCAGCAGCACACATTGACACCACTAACAAACCTGCCATCATTTTCCGGATAGCTGCCAGAAACGATAAGGGTTATGGCCCTGCCACACAAGTTAGGTGGCTACAAG ACTCCGTGGTGGGCAGTGCAGCCGGGGGTCAGAAGGTGGTGATGCGACGGCCGGCAGGAGACAACAGGTCACCCGTCGCAGTGAAGAAGTTTAAGGCAGATGGAGAGCCAATGCTATAG
- the LOC126995962 gene encoding host cell factor 2-like isoform X1, with product MAAPILKWKRVTNTTGLQPRPRHGHRAVAIKDLMVVFGGGNEGIVDELHVYNTATNQWFVPPVKGDVPPGCAAYGFVVDGTRILVFGGMVEYGKYSNELYELQASRWEWKRVKPRLPRNGPPPCPRLGHSFTLIGNKVYLFGGLANDSEDPKNNIPKYLNDLYTLELRSNSNVMSWDIPDTYGSPPPPRESHTGVAYTSKDKPKLVIYGGMSGTRLGDLWILDISTMNWERPTVSGVHPLPRSLHSATLLGHRMFVFGGWVPLLMEEVKGPINEKSEWKCTNTLACLNLETMAWEDALMDKFEEQMPRARAGHCSVGIHTRLFVWSGRDGYRKAWNNQVCCKDLWYLETSVPGSPGRVQLVRASTSTLEVCWGATPTADAYLLQIQKYDIPTPASTASTPTTPTSTPATPGIPVSKPITLTQTVLRPATPGAPTPLTPTSPQTIRAGSNIVRVRAPGAGQIKVIGAGGQTTQILRPATATTTTQSGMTGIAALAAAAAATQKITTSTGAAATPTTVKVVQPNALVTPPGLKVATTIAGQTVRLVAPPGQFLNNQGTAVTPGGKQFILQKSGVPGSQPQIVTLVKTSKGLTPMSKVNLVQSKAGVAGQGATIVKLVTTQAGGTGKPVMTTTTSQAGQILSLPAGTQAAGKAVGQGQNIVIAKQQLGTTTVGGKQTIVITKPGGGGPSGVRPQTSQIIVVTTASAMRGLQPAATTPITTPAGSQSAQVSAGGGVKMIVVSSGGVGGTTTTQAITKPMTITVAGQAGQAGANTKTVTIAAKTGTPSTTALLNTGSGQIIAVPTQGLLQTGQQALTIGGKPVTVQVTTTGGQKTVTLVTSQASSHATTSTTSSATSSQPSTSLASAGDGPVTSDAALAALAAEAGLIIPSEGDQSEQAAGAAAAQENTENSALQNNSEGQLGEGAKQVPKTEPGESGEGKRQEGNNANADGSENTIKQEPVDPDGVTDPTNPATSSSGSGEAGDTTDPLATLASAAINSSLSTTTPTIKTEEPTPTFTNGLNQDTNGAKKPECDWFDVGIIRGTVCTVQAYYLPTEAEAIKNETYTDAEGEVTERKASGIEVKLQPGTAYKFRVAGINACGRGPWSEVSAFKTCLPGFPGAPSAIKISKSTEGAHLSWEPPQNAAGDIVEYSVYLAIKNAGNQQQETGSGGAHLAFMRVYCGASNQCTVLNTQLAAAHIDTTNKPAIIFRIAARNDKGYGPATQVRWLQDSVVGSAAGGQKVVMRRPAGDNRSPVAVKKFKADGEPML from the exons ATGGCTGCGCCCATTCTTAAGTGGAAGCGGGTCACTAATACCACGGGTCTACAGCCCAGGCCGCGCCATGGACATCGTGCGGTGGCCATTAAGGACCTGATGGTAGTGTTTGGCGGCGGGAATGAAGGAATAGTGGACGAGCTGCACGTCTACAACACAG ccaCCAACCAGTGGTTTGTACCCCCCGTGAAGGGAGATGTGCCTCCAGGATGTGCTGCGTACGGGTTTGTGGTGGATGGAACCCGCATCCTGGTGTTTGGTGGCATGGTGGAATATGGCAAATACAG CAATGAACTGTATGAACTCCAGGCATCCAGATGGGAGTGGAAGCGCGTCAAGCCTCGGCTACCCCGCAATGGCCCCCCACCGTGTCCCCGCCTTGGCCATTCCTTCACACTCATTGGGAACAAAGTGTATCTCTTTGGGGGACTTGCTAATGACAGCGAGGATCCCAAAAACAACATCCCAAA GTACCTTAATGATCTGTACACACTGGAGCTGAGGTCCAACTCTAACGTAATGTCCTGGGACATCCCTGATACTTATggctcaccaccaccgccgaggGAATCACATACAGGCGTGGCATACACCAGTAAAGACAAGCCCAAGCTGGTGATCTATGGGGGCATGAGTGGCACTCGACTAGGGGACCTCTGGATACTTGACATAA GCACCATGAATTGGGAGCGACCAACAGTGAGCGGAGTGCACCCTCTCCCCCGCTCCCTGCACTCGGCCACGCTGCTCGGGCATCGCATGTTCGTGTTTGGTGGCTGGGTGCCTCTGctgatggaggaggtgaagggaccCATCAATGAGAAGTCAGAGTGGAAGTGTACCAATACCCTGGCTTGTTTAAATCTAG AGACAATGGCTTGGGAGGATGCACTGATGGACAAGTTTGAGGAGCAGATGCCACGGGCAAGGGCTGGCCACTGTTCGGTTGGCATCCACACCCGCCTCTTTGTGTGGTCAGGCAGAGACGGGTACAGGAAAGCCTGGAACAATCAG GTGTGCTGCAAGGACCTCTGGTACCTGGAGACCAGCGTGCCAGGTTCCCCAGGACGggtgcagctggtgagggcttcCACCTCGACCCTGGAAGTGTGCTGGGGTGCCACGCCCACTGCTGATGCCTACCTTCTGCAG ATACAAAAATATGATATTCCAACTCCAGCCTCCACTGCATCAactcccaccacccccaccagcaCCCCTGCCACCCCTGGCATCCCTGTCAGCAAGCCCATTACTCTCACCCAGACCGTGCTGCGGCCAGCCACCCCTGGGGCCCCCACCCCCCTTACACCTACCTCACCTCAGACAATCAGAG CTGGCAGCAACATAGTGCGTGTTCGGGCACCAGGGGCTGGCCAGATTAAGGTGATCGGTGCAGGAGGCCAGACCACACAAATCCTGCGGCcagctaccgccaccaccaccactcagagTGGTATGACTGGAATTGCTGccctggctgctgctgctgctgccacccaGAAGATCACCACCAGCACAGGGGCAGCTGCCACACCTACCACAGTGAAGGTGGTGCAGCCTAATGCCTTGGTCACACCCCCAGGACTCAAGGTTGCCACTACCATTGCCGGCCAGACTGTCAGACTAGTGGCACCTCCTGGCCAG TTTCTGAATAACCAGGGAACAGCAGTAACACCTGGAGGCAAACAGTTCATCCTGCAGAAAAGTGGAGTGCCTGGCTCACAGCCTCAGATTGTTACCCTCGTCAAGACCAGCAAGGGCCTCACACCT ATGTCTAAAGTGAATTTGGTGCAAAGCAAAGCTGGTGTTGCTGGACAGGGAGCAACCATTGTCAAGCTGGTCACCACACAGGCTGGCGGGACTGGCAAGCCtgtcatgaccaccaccacctcacaggCTGGACAGATTCTTAGCCTCCCTGCAGGAACACAGGCTGCAGGCAAGGCCGTGGGTCAGGGCCAGAACATTGTTATCGCCAAGCAACAG CTGGGCACCACCACTGTAGGAGGAAAGCAGACAATAGTGATCACTAAACCTGGTGGGGGAGGACCCAGTGGAGTGAGGCCCCAGACCTCTCAAATAATTGTGGTCACAACAGCCTCAGCCATGAGGGGCTTACAGccagccgccaccacccccatcaccacgccAGCAGGATCACAGTCAGCACAG GTGTCTGCTGGTGGGGGTGTTAAGATGATTGTGGTGTCATCTGGGGGTGTtggaggcaccaccaccacccaggccaTCACCAAGCCCATGACGATCACTGTGGCAGGCCAGGCCGGCCAGGCTGGTGCCAACACCAAGACGGTCACCATAGCTGCCAAAACTGGCACACCAAGCACCACAGCACTCCTCAACACGGGCTCAGGACAGATTATTGCAGTGCCAACACAAGGGCTTCTGCAGACTGGCCAACAA GCACTAACCATTGGGGGAAAACCTGTAACAGTACAAGTGACAACGACTGGGGGCCAGAAGACTGTGACATTGGTGACTTCCCAGGCCAGCAGCcatgccaccaccagcaccaccagttcAGCCACGTCCAGCCAGCCCTCCACCTCCCTGGCCAGTGCTGGGGATGGGCCAGTCACCTCTGATGCTGCCCTTGCTGCTCTTGCTGCTGAGGCGGGTCTTATCATCCCCTCAGAAGGTGATCAGAGTGAACAGGCGGCAGGAGCTGCAGCTGCacaagaaaacacagaaaacagTGCATTACAGAATAATAGTGAGGGTCAGCTTGGGGAGGGGGCAAAACAGGTACCCAAGACTGAACCTGgggagagtggggaagggaagcGGCAAGAGGGGAACAATGCCAATGCGGATGGCAGTGAAAACACAATAAAGCAGGAACCTGTGGATCCTGATGGAGTGACAGACCCAACCAACCCAGCAACAAGCAGCAGTGGCAGTGGGGAGGCTGGGGACACAACAGACCCCCTGGCCACCCTTGCCTCTGCTGCCATCAACTCCTCCCTCAGCACAACTACACCCACCATCAAGACAGAGGAGCCCACCCCAACCTTCACCAATGGCCTCAACCAGGACACA aATGGCGCCAAAAAGCCAGAGTGTGACTGGTTTGATGTAGGCATCATCCGAGGCACAGTCTGCACAGTACAAGCCTACTACCTCCCCACCGAGGCCGAGGCCATCAAGAATGAGACCTACACGGACGCGGAGGGAGAGGTTACTGAGAGGAAAGCAAGCGGCATTGAAGTGAAGCTGCAGCCTGGCACTGCCTACAAGTTCAGGGTGGCGGGGATCAATGCCTGCGGACGGGGACCCTGGAGTGAGGTCTCTGCCTTCAAGACCTGCTTGCCTGGCTTCCCTGGAGCACCTTCAGCCATCAAAATCTCCAAGTCAACTGAGGGGGCTCACCTCTCCTGGGAGCCACCTCAGAATGCTGCCGGGGACATCGTAGAGTACTCAGTCTACTTGGCCATAAAGAATGCTGGGAATCAGCAGCAG GAGACTGGAAGTGGAGGTGCACATCTTGCATTTATGCGAGTGTACTGTGGTGCCAGCAACCAGTGCACGGTGCTCAACACACAGCTGGCAGCAGCACACATTGACACCACTAACAAACCTGCCATCATTTTCCGGATAGCTGCCAGAAACGATAAGGGTTATGGCCCTGCCACACAAGTTAGGTGGCTACAAG ACTCCGTGGTGGGCAGTGCAGCCGGGGGTCAGAAGGTGGTGATGCGACGGCCGGCAGGAGACAACAGGTCACCCGTCGCAGTGAAGAAGTTTAAGGCAGATGGAGAGCCAATGCTATAG